One window of the Psilocybe cubensis strain MGC-MH-2018 chromosome 12, whole genome shotgun sequence genome contains the following:
- a CDS encoding Ribosome biogenesis protein NOC1 gives MARIRKEKGRSSKALQSSSKEYAKSSTTSLKNDKTPRTLSKSQISSLGGDEADLELLKGVKQDVEISSGSTVNDAALQNDVSKFLNELNIGSGNSNNTPKSKPNAKGKEKEKLHSGSKTTHEKKGKPVAEPQESTSVSKPSKKDKKHVQKTETPAPSTTTAPVEERPKVVLPTKVTLNPKSQFVFQPISQWYNALPTLDYSSSASTTITPAQLSSLSQKAAELHEKDISTFLTSSSSNSSSSEASFLAKIISSGTLSDRLSALTLLVQSSPLHNIKALETLRTMAERGKGKGGREESLKALRCIVDWWVGGGAPNRKLKYFRDQPLLHPGVTDEYLLLWHFEDWLKKYFFSVLQVLETLSLDPLPYVRTQTISLIFTLLKDKPEQEQNLLRLLVNKLGDTEKSLASRASYHLLQLLQSHPAMKAIVVREIISLVLRPAAPTTAAVVAAAAASTAASANKHIRFGDAEPPKPAPTPKGSSSKDKEKKSTNSHARYYATVTFNQIVLTPGDKEVALQLIDVYFEMFKELLGEGLGEEVDGEADEKVDHGKGKGKGKEEEEFKTDKGGRIMERSKGKGKGKGKVMEIKGAAGFTEVEDSNSKLVSAILTGVNRALPFAKIDAADVGINKHIDTLFLITHKSTFNISLQALVLIQQISASLSSSLPPSSASSSSSSSAAATAKSITDRYYRTLYASLHDTRLATSSKQAMYLNLFFKSIKADAGVGTDDASVKGEKGERVKALIRRFVQVLVSGGGGAPEFIAGGLFLLGELFSSIPGLRAMINEKPKAQKGDDAATQEAYDPRKREPQFAHASALPLWELTPLLNHYHPAVALHARQLLTSQPLTASADLSQNTLLHFLDRFVYKNPKKLGKDKGEEKEGEEVLGAKGASAMQPAASALDGVKLMKGEAGRTAAGMVMVNEAAFLKKRREDVPVDQLFFHDFFTRKNEREKAKAAKVNKRKDDEEESEEDEEEGEEDENVASDDEADADEPASEFSEEDSDADEAEIWKVMQATMPKAAGEDDDLMLDSDVDEDEDASVDFGDDSELNGSDLDIDDDEEVGSENDEDEGEEEDDDDEEGGLSLAEDSDNEDLIPLDGMEHPLGLIEYDGSDADSDAGAVVDEDEVWGGISSENKKRKRGGKEDPSMSREKRKKRKALPTFASYEDYAKMIEEGPEDDI, from the exons ATGGCCCGTAtacgaaaagaaaaaggtcGTTCTTCCAAAGCTCTTCAATCATCATCGAAAGAGTACGCGAAAAGCTCAACAACGTCGCTAAAAAACGACAAGACGCCCAGGACTTTGTCGAAAAGCCAGATATCGTCATTGGGAGGGGATGAAGCTGATTTGGAGTTATTGAAAGGTGTAAAACAGGATGTAGAGATAAGTTCGGGGTCTACGGTCAATGAT GCTGCGTTGCAAAATGACGTTTCTAAATTTTTGAACGAACTTAATATCGGCAGTGGGAACTCAAACAACACCCCGAAATCTAAACCAAACgcgaaaggaaaagagaaagaaaagctTCATTCAGGTTCGAAGACTACACatgaaaagaaagggaagcCTGTGGCCGAACCCCAAGAATCGACTTCCGTCTCAAAACCTTcgaaaaaagacaaaaaacaCGTTCAAAAGACAGAAACACCTGCACCATCGACTACTACCGCACCTGTAGAGGAACGTCCGAAAGTCGTGCTACCTACAAAGGTTACGCTCAACCCGAAATCGCAATTTGTCTTCCAGCCAATTTCGCAATGGTACAACGCTCTACCTACCCTTGATTATTCCTCCTCAGCCTCCACGACAATCACTCCAGCACAATTATCATCACTATCACAAAAGGCTGCAGAGCTGCATGAAAAAGACATTTCTACCTTCCtgacatcctcctcctcgaacTCTTCCTCATCTGAGGCGAGCTTCCTTGCCAAAATCATTTCATCGGGTACACTCTCGGACAGGCTCAGTGCGCTGACGCTTTTGGTGCAGAGTAGCCCTCTTCACAACATCAAGGCGCTGGAGACATTGAGGACGATGGCGGAGCGaggcaagggaaagggtgGCAGGGAAGAGAGCTTGAAGGCGCTGAGGTGTATCGTTGATTGGTGGGTCGGAGGCGGAGCACCCAATCGCAAACTCAA ATATTTCCGCGACCAGCCTTTACTGCATCCCGGTGTTACAGACGAATATCTTTTGCTCTGGCACTTCGAAGATTGGTTGAAAAAGTACTTTTTCTCGGTCCTTCAAGTGCTTGAG ACTCTTTCGCTAGACCCTCTACCCTACGTCCGGACACAAACCATCAGTCTGATATTTACACTCCTCAAGGATAAACCCGAGCAGGAGCAGAATCTGTTGCGTTTGCTCGTCAATAAACTA GGAGACACGGAAAAATCACTCGCCTCGCGTGCTTCATACCACCTGCTTCAACTCCTCCAAAGCCACCCTGCCATGAAAGCAATCGTCGTCCGCGAGATCATTTCCCTCGTTCTGCGTCCCGCAGCTCCTACCACAGCCGCTGTCGTAGCTGCTGCCGCAGCCAGCACCGCCGCCTCTGCCAACAAACACATCCGATTCGGTGATGCTGAGCCTCCCAAACCTGCCCCAACACCGAAAGGTTCTTCATCAAAAgacaaggagaaaaaaagcacCAATTCACATGCGCGATATTACGCGACAGTGACGTTCAATCAAATTGTGTTGACGCCCGGGGACAAGGAGGTGGCGCTTCAGTTGATTGATGTTTATTTTGAGATGTTCAAGGAACTTTTGGGAGAGGGGCTGGGAGAGGAAGTGGATGGAGAGGCGGATGAGAAGGTGGATCATGGTAaaggaaaggggaaagggaaggaagaagaagagttcAAGACGGACAAAGGAGGAAGGATCATGGAGAGATCAAAGggcaaaggaaagggaaaaggaaaggttATGGAAATCAAGGGCGCAGCTGGGTTTACAGAGGTCGAGGATTCGAACTCGAAGCTCGTTTCTGCCATTTTGACTGGTGTCAATCGCGCACTGCCGTTCGCAAAGATTGACGCAGCCGACGTCGG AATCAACAAACATATCGACACCCTGTTCCTCATCACCCACAAGTCCACTTTCAACATATCGCTCCAAGCTTTAGTTCTCATTCAACAGATATCAGCCTcgctctcctcttccttaCCCCCTTCCTCcgcatcctcttcatcttcttcgtcagcAGCAGCGACTGCCAAGTCCATTACGGACCGTTACTACCGTACCCTCTACGCTTCGCTCCACGACACACGGCTCGCGACGTCCTCGAAGCAAGCGATGTACCTTAACCTATTCTTCAAGTCCATCAAAGCTGACGCGGGTGTCGGTACCGACGACGCGAGTGTAAAGGGCGAGAAGGGGGAGAGGGTCAAGGCGCTCATCCGACGGTTCGTCCAGGTGCTTGTAAGTGGAGGTGGTGGCGCACCCGAGTTTATTGCCGGTGGGCTCTTCTTGCTGGGCGAG CTGTTTAGTAGTATACCGGGATTGAGGGCGATGATCAATGAAAAACCCAAAGCACAGAAGGGAGACGATGCTGCTACACAGGAGGCGTACGACCCCAGAAAACGCGAGCCGCAGTTCGCACACGCATCGGCGCTACCCCTATGGGAACTG ACGCCTCTGCTGAACCATTACCACCCTGCGGTCGCACTGCATGCGCGCCAGCTGCTCACCTCACAGCCGCTCACGGCATCAGCAGACCTATCGCAGAACACGCTTTTGCACTTCCTCGATCGGTTCGTGTACAAGAACCCGAAAAAGCTCGGTAAAGATAAGggcgaggagaaggagggtgAAGAGGTGCTCGGCGCCAAGGGCGCAAGTGCGATGCAGCCGGCGGCGAGCGCCCTTGACGGCGTGAAGTTGATGAAGGGAGAGGCGGGTCGTACGGCCGCGgggatggtgatggtgaatGAAGCAGCATttttgaagaagaggcgGGAGGATGTTCCTGTTGATCAG CTGTTCTTCCATGATTTCTTCACGAGGAAGAATGAGCGTGAGAAGGCGAAGGCTGCGAAGGTTAACAAGAGGAaagatgacgaggaggaaagcgaagaagatgaggaggagggtgaagaagatgagaaTGTCGCGTCGGATGATGAGGCTGACGCCGACGAACCCGCCAGCGAGTTCAGCGAGGAAGATAGTGACGCTGACGAGGCAGAGATTTGGAAG GTGATGCAGGCGACGATGCCGAAGGCCGCTGGGGAAGATGACGATCTTATGCTGGACAgcgatgtcgatgaggatgaggatgcgTCAGTTGACTTCGGAGATGATAGCGAGTTGAACGGGTCTGACCTCGATatcgatgacgacgaggaagttGGGAGTGaaaacgacgaagatgaaggcgaagaagaagatgatgatgatgaggaaggCGGCCTGTCACTTGCGGAAGATTCAGACAACGAGGATCTTATCCCTCTCGATGGGATGGAACACCCACTGGGTCTTATCGAGTACGACGGATCGGACGCCGACTCGGACGCTGGCGCTGTGGTCGATGAGGACGAAGTCTGGGGAGGTATCAGTTCTGAGAACAAGAAGCGTAAGCGCGGTGGGAAAGAAGATCCGAGCATGAGCagggaaaagaggaagaagcgcaAGGCGCTGCCGACCTTTGCCAGCTATGAGGATTATGCGAAGATGATTGAGGAGGGGCCAGAGGATGATATTTGA
- a CDS encoding Cytochrome P450 monooxygenase COX2, whose amino-acid sequence MSISTSFVYAALALWVVKRLVDHASNRKRAPYPPGPKPLPLIGNMLDFPSSSLAQEYVEWGKKYKSDILHAEALGNHVVILNSREDAIALLEQHAKLYSDRPQMPIFPLMGWEFNVALLPYGDEWRQHRRVCQQNFNPQTARKYESLQMEKVRGFLQSLIETPEQFDAHNKVLSVSLTMNMMYGYDIKSIHDRVIEVAEAGNVIGSRLMAPGGSLINIFPILRHIPPWVPGATSHKEAKEVKDLTAEMMRIPTEFVKKSLAEGTATSSLVTDFYEKKYSVGATEQEEDIIKNIAYTVYGAASDTCLKKTISSSGTFFCQMALHPEIQRKAQEELDRVVGSKRLPTLDDRKSLPYLEAIYRELLRFKPPLPLAVPHSLSAEDHHYKGYFIPKGTLVYPNIWAMTHDENVYPDPFSFKPERFFDSNGKLNDDDRVLAYGFGRRICVGKSIASSTLWLQIASVLACFNIEKAKDKLGNEIEVDTSYEESGLLMRKREFECSFIPRSFAIKKLILEAA is encoded by the exons ATGTCCATCTCAACCTCTTTCGTCTACGCCGCGTTGGCGCTATGGGTGGTCAAAAGACTTGTAGACCATGCCTCTAATAGGAAACGGGCGCCATACCCTCCTGGTCCCAAGCCTTTGCCCCTGATCGGAAATATGCTGGACTTTCCTTCAAGTAGTCTAGCGCAGGAATATGTGGAGTGGGGGAAGAAGTACAAAA GTGACATTCTTCATGCAGAAGCTTTGGGGAATCATGTAGTCATTCTTAACAGTCGCGAAGATGCGATTGCCCTGCTCGAGCAACACGCCAAATTGTACTCTGACAGACCACAGATGCCCATTTTTCCACT AATGGGATGGGAATTTAATGTTGCCTTGCTGCCTTAcggagatgaatggagacaacACCGGAGGGTCTGCCAGCAGAATTTCAATCCTCAAACCGCTCGAAAATACGAGTCGCTTCAGATGGAGAAAGTGCGCGGATTCCTTCAGTCCCTTATTGAGACGCCCGAACAATTTGACGCCCATAACAAAGT GCTTTCGGTGTCACTGACGATGAACATGATGTATGGATATGATATCAAGTCCATTCATGACCGAGTTATAGAAGTAGCAGAAGCCGGAAATGTCATTGGCTCCCGCTTAATGGCCCCTGGCGGAAGCCTCATTAATATATTTCCCATCCTTCGGCACATTCCTCCATGGGTCCCTGGTGCTACGTCTCACAAAGAAGCAAAGGAAGTCAAAGATCTCACCGCAGAAATGATGAGAATTCCTACAGAGTTTGTGAAGAAGAGCCTG GCTGAAGGAACTGCGACTTCGTCCCTAGTGACAGACTTCTATGAAAAGAAATACTCTGTCGGTGCGAcagaacaagaagaagacattaTCAAGAATATCGCGTACACAGTATATGGTG CCGCTTCAGATACG TGCCTCAAAAAGACAATTTCCTCATCTGGGACGTTCTTCTGCCAAATGGCTCTCCATCCCGAGATTCAAAGGAAGGCCCAAGAAGAACTTGACCGCGTGGTAGGTTCAAAACGTCTTCCGACGTTGGACGACCGCAAGTCATTGCCCTATCTCGAAGCCATATACCGAGAGTTATTACGGTTTAAGCCGCCATTGCCCTTGGCCGTTCCTCACTCGCTTTCTGCAGAGGATCATCATTACAAAGGTTATTTTATTCCAAAAG GTACCCTCGTGTACCCGAACATATG GGCCATGACACATGACGAGAACGTGTATCCAGACCCGTTTTCGTTCAAGCCTGAGCGATTCTTTGACTCGAATGGGAAACTAAACGATGACGATAGAGTACTTGCATACGGGTTTGGACGCAG GATTTGTGTTGGAAAATCTATTGCGAGTAGCACG CTATGGCTTCAAATAGCATCAGTGCTCGCATGCTTTAACATTGAGAAGGCCAAAGATAAACTTGGTAATGAGATAGAGGTTGATACGTCCTACGAGGAGAGCGGATTACTCAT GCGTAAACGTGAATTCGAGTGCTCTTTCATTCCGCGGTCTTTCGCCATCAAGAAATTAATTCTTGAGGCAGCTTAG
- a CDS encoding DUF21 domain-containing protein (DUF21 domain-containing protein At4g33700) — translation MAATTNDWENVLGVNGRGTFLCYKYAAEQMIKQKRGGRIIGASSLAGKQELKELIAMHSSHATHGGDLKTDTVTIIGATLDLQEKVVKQAMTPIKDVFMLSIDSKLDYALLKKICQTGHSRVPVYEEVDVPVSVVAGADEIEDDSHKPGQRTLKVKKIIGILLVKQCVLLDPKEATPLRKIPLNKVPFVPNNEPLLGILDKFQEGRSHMAIVSRFSVEKAASVKKAVKRGLTQRLRERVGMGDTDSDTESEDEKNVTRPTKLGGRRKLMQGLKRKSSDESTQDGDTPDAMYKHQYDIEKATSKDSETSDKPKGTEVKGNDKEKEGGRKSEEARRTITGFQLPSLGGMTNMSSMEQSMPADAVLAKEGAAEFLQGFDPAVMPLGIITLEDVLEELIGEEIYDEFDTQGAHGDPYEVPPQVVIQTEAEHGLPSSTHGAEAARTHAHQKGPSTLTAQIPTALKGLGFFRTRSAPPVPREERDAPERSTDATEGATPVKSVRIGEVAHVDLNSGAREPMHNTATPIQMPKPIRSPGRSPPSVILEQHSSVSSSDSGVLTSLKPTSPDSTLNSPSTEATTAPSGHVNLGAAAPAAVTQPSFPLPLSVSASTSVGPNLSTAHKIDKVPSRSTSPAPLEAILLDRKRRLAQAAHGQAQTSAVGTPVGSIAPSPVPSLGGGGLRVADALAASAPGSATTSPLVTPVPSMMGTAAVSGSASHAGNVSGAGVHAGSTTTPGLRVAVPTTSKGTRFKSSPLGGVERAGVVIAEQLKAAYSSASRDGETDVDSSAGKNVTTDEGKM, via the exons ATGGCAGCCACCACAAATGATTGGGAAAACGTATTGGGTGTCAACGGTCGCGGAACATTTCTGTGCTACAAATATGCTGCAGAGCAAATgataaagcaaaaaagaggagggaggatcATCGGCGCGTCCTCTCTGGCGGGAAAGCAAG AGCTTAAAGAGCTTATTGCCATGCATTCGTCTCACGCAACGCACGGCGGAGACCTTAAGACCGACACCGTCACGATCATTGGCGCCACGCTAGACCTTCAagaaaaggtggtcaagcAA GCCATGACCCCCATCAAGGATGTATTCATGCTGTCGATTGACTCAAAGCTCGATTACGCATTATTGAAGAAGATATGCCAAACGGGCCACAGTCGTGTACCCGTTTATGAAGAAGTTGACGTGCCCGTATCGGTGGTTGCTGGCGCCGATGAAATCGAGGACGATAGCCACAAACCAGGGCAGAGAACTCTGAAGGTCAAGAAAATCATCGGCATTCTACTTGTCAAACAATGTGTATTGCTTGACCCTAAAG AGGCTACTCCCTTGCGCAAGATACCGTTGAACAAGGTCCCTTTTGTTCCGAACAACGAACCTTTGTTAGGCATCCTGGATAAATTCCAAGAAGGACGAAGCCACATGGCCATTGTCAGTCGGTTCAGCGTTGAGAAA GCTGCTTCAGTAAAGAAAGCCGTAAAACGTGGCCTCACTCAGCGCCTGCGAGAGCGAGTCGGGATGGGAGATACGGATTCTGACACGGAAAGTGAAGATGAGAAGAACGTCACTCGCCCTACGAAGCTGGGAGGCCGTCGCAAACTAATGCAAGGACTCAAGCGCAAGAGCTCGGACGAAAGCACTCAAGACGGAGACACGCCTGACGCTATGTATAAACACCAATACGACATCGAGAAAGCCACGTCAAAGGATTCAGAAACGAGCGATAAACCAAAGGGCACGGAAGTTAAGGGTAACGAcaaagagaaggagggaGGTCGCAAAAGCGAAGAGGCTCGTAGGACGATCACTGGCTTCCAATTACCTAGTCTCGGTGGTATGACCAATATGTCGTCAATGGAACAGAGTATGCCTGCCGATGCTGTCCTGGCAAAGGAAGGCGCTGCGGAG tTTTTGCAAGGATTCGATCCTGCTGTTATGCCTCTCGGAATTATAACACTTGAAGACGTGCTCGAAG AGCTTATTGGAGAGGAGATTTATGACGAATTTGATACTCAAGGTGCTCACGGAGACCCATATGAAGTTCCTCCCCAGGTCGTCATTCAAACTGAAGCCGAACACGGACTCCCAAGTTCTACCCATGGCGCAGAAGCAGCTCGGACACATGCACATCAGAAAGGTCCCTCGACTTTGACCGCACAGATCCCTACAGCTTTGAAaggtttagggttttttAGAACCAGGAGTGCTCCGCCTGTCCCCCGTGAGGAGCGTGATGCTCCCGAGCGAAGTACTGACGCGACGGAGGGCGCAACACCTGTCAAATCGGTCCGGATTGGAGAAGTGGCCCATGTTGATCTTAACTCTGGCGCTAGGGAACCGATGCACAATACGGCTACCCCTATTCAGATGCCGAAGCCAATTAGGAGTCCAGGTCGTAGTCCCCCGTCTGTCATACTTGAGCAACACAGCAGCGTATCGTCTTCAGACTCTGGTGTTTTAACATCGTTGAAGCCTACTTCGCCTGATAGCACTTTGAACTCACCATCAACGGAAGCCACCACTGCACCTAGTGGTCATGTAAATCTTGGTGCTGCAGCGCCTGCTGCTGTGACACAACCATCTTTCCCTTTGCCACTCAGTGTTAGTGCGAGTACAAGCGTTGGCCCTAATCTTTCCACTGCGCATAAGATCGATAAAGTTCCTTCGAGAAGCACGTCGCCTGCACCGCTCGAGGCGATTCTGCTGGATCGCAAGCGCAGGTTGGCTCAGGCGGCTCATGGACAGGCACAGACTTCAGCTGTTGGTACACCCGTTGGGAGTATCGCGCCAAGCCCGGTGCCTTCGCTGGGAGGTGGCGGTTTGAGAGTCGCGGACGCCCTTGCTGCATCGGCCCCTGGGTCTGCGACGACGTCCCCACTTGTGACGCCGGTTCCGTCTATGATGGGTACGGCGGCTGTCAGTGGAAGCGCTTCACATGCTGGTAACGTTTCTGGTGCAGGCGTGCATGCGGGTAGTACTACCACTCCGGGTTTGCGTGTCGCTGTCCCTACGACGAGTAAGGGCACTAGGTTTAAGAGTAGTCCGTTGGGTGGGGTGGAAAGGGCTGGTGTGGTCATTGCGGAGCAGTTGAAAGCAGCGTATAGCAGCGCTAGCAGGGACGGAGAAACGGATGTCGATTCGAGCGCCGGGAAGAATGTCACGACTGATGAAGGGAAGATGTAG
- a CDS encoding DUF21 domain-containing protein (DUF21 domain-containing protein At4g33700): MVPVPISARNSHSSRLVYILFSLAAQHAPRFFHRSSGELSNAVLAKREKFDPHQTKDIVFVVLIPILVLLSGLFAGLTLGYMSLDETQLNVLSISGTPEQRKYANKIMPIRKNGHLLLVTLLLANMIVNESLPVIADPVLGGGVQSVVVSTVLIVIFAEIIPQSLFTRHGLYLGAKMAGFTRYLIYAMTIIAWPVAKLLIQRKTREAATFAEINPDYNKDVPASASATAVGFIGTPEDVAGVVSYLVSDRARFMTGQVLTIDGGVIFR; this comes from the exons ATGGTTCCTGTTCCCATCTCTGCGCGCAATTCCCATTCTTCCCGACTTGTATATATTCTATTCTCACTTGCAGCACAACATGCGCCACGTTTCTTTCATCGCTCCAGTGGCGAGCTCAGCAATGCTGTGCTCGCCAAGCGCGAGAAGTTCGACCCGCACCAAACCAAAGATATTGTCTTTGTCGTCCTCATCCCTATCCTTGTTTTGTTGTCGGGTTTGTTTGCCGGTTTGACATTGGGCTATATGAGTCTTGATGAGACTCAGCTCAACGTACTCAGTATTAGCGGAACCCC TGAGCAGCGAAAGTATGCCAACAAGATTATGCCAATACGCAAAAATGGGCACCTCCTTCTCGTTACTCTGCTATTGGCCAACATGATTGTCAACGAGTCTCTGCCTGTTATTGCAGACCCTGTCCTTGGGGGTGGAGTGCAGAGTGTCGTCGTATCCACCGTGTTGATCGTCAT ATTCGCGGAAATCATTCCTCAGTCTCTCTTCACCCGCCATGGCTTATATTTGGGTGCCAAAATGGCAGGTTTTACTAGATACTTGATCTATGCAATG ACCATTATTGCTTGGCCAGTTGCGAAATTGCTCATTCAGCGCAAGA CTAGAGAGGCTGCAACTTTTGCAGAGATAAATCCTGACTATAACAAAGATGTT CCTGCCTCCGCCTCTGCCACTGCGGTTGGATTTATAGGAACGCCAGAAGATGTTGCAGGAGTGGTCTCTTACCTCGTTTCGGATCGAGCGCGGTTTATGACTGGACAAGTT CTTACAATTGACGGTGGTGTCATTTTCCGTTGA